In a genomic window of Lycium ferocissimum isolate CSIRO_LF1 chromosome 9, AGI_CSIRO_Lferr_CH_V1, whole genome shotgun sequence:
- the LOC132031656 gene encoding uncharacterized protein LOC132031656 has protein sequence MENSATSVRTEAISIGLNLPMPVKEKGDCQHFSMRQYVADQMRKKDMQICSPFGSSSIVRAFVNPATKECSAREIELMDPVANLLKSSTKIAVTEPIPSNDGNDKVVPHDDIDSEIDPEKEKNSQNGQRTASNTSDQIEVLSGSKEKVLNMRSVMLRGSPSFGSRKGTDKSKGNDANLAENNLCDLHEDIASDLPPKKTKKTRLLTDLLRGNVNLEMSHANAELFSANTMPMLRSETDTVATPTDKVSILENVGKGIKISRKKRNMSQEDGSKSGMNLDGKMAKRLKALNQNQKAKRSPMEIKVTDSRPGENGSDRECLQSGSKSVKNKHISDEDSGVSRKKHKQAQVVGGYSLQMPLEKKNSTGIGTSGYGANILFQSSHASPSTGKVELRLRNNNESLRGKERDFGLSLNSNKLLEVRHASSRMNVVPDKNLRRDSVSKGKDVVQMPIGMGMVTPQPEKELSIKEKLDWSLSSFKGAQKHVGIGTVTPQPAKELSIKEKLDGSLSSIRGAQKHVENYTTQSKNTINWPLVLQKGNKSCDLLRSNMSESGQSSGKKVNSLVPNVFEPGHSLRKSLFRRPHVSETGGSLRKGVNPLVTQTNVPEARQTLRKGMIFDLNQGIAQTPPNCSSDLLQRGNFQIQNPMEMQFKLFGASTQIQQRLSNGLQVSALVPTRWGLQHGEGPKPVWFPAGQNISFGQPSGSVQKGRTISDIKTLESKSSNKTGNPGVGASNFKQRPFSPYINHPPIPYFNDQVSLQTQLQEEKRKPHATARLGGTKLQQSSGLLLTTRVPESRGIFGASSSKFVPLQDDNTYKSLNADGCSTRVAVLPVRRIFEKDPSCLFNQNPADIAHADDDTYMRTVADQRVHDKSALKEKTSPLHLNGRKRQRRKERPGRMPLGCCAS, from the exons ATGGAGAATAGCGCCACATCGGTACGAACTGAAGCGATATCGATAGGTCTTAATCTTCCAATGCCGGTGAAAGAGAAAGGAGACTGTCAGCATTTTTCGATGCG TCAATATGTTGCTGATCAGATGAGAAAGAAGGACATGCAAATTTGTTCACCTTTTGGATCAAGCAGTATTGTTAGGGCATTTGTCAATCCAGCTACCAAGGAATGTTCAGCTCGAGAAATAGAACTAATGGACCCAG TTGCTAACCTGTTGAAGAGCAGTACAAAGATTGCAGTTACCGAGCCAATTCCCTCAAATGATGGAAATGACAAAGTAGTTCCTCATGACGATATAGATAGTGAAATTGATccagagaaagaaaaaaactctCAAAATGGACAGAGAACTGCTTCAAACACTTCAGATCAAATAGAAGTTCTTAGTGGTAGCAAAGAAAAGGTTCTTAATATGAGAAGTGTCATGTTACGTGGATCACCTTCTTTTGGATCGAGAAAGGGAACTGACAAATCTAAGGGGAATGATGCAAATTTGGCTGAAAATAATCTGTGCGATTTGCATGAGGATATTGCAAGTGATCTACCGcccaaaaaaactaaaaaaacgCGGTTGCTAACTGACTTGTTGCGTGGAAACGTCAATTTGGAGATGAGTCATGCCAATGCAGAACTATTTTCAGCGAATACCATGCCTATGTTGCGTTCTGAGACAGATACAGTTGCTACACCTACGGATAAGGTGTCTATTCTTGAAAATGTAGGCAAAGGTATAAAGATTTCTCGGAAGAAGAGGAATATGTCTCAAGAAGACGGCTCCAAGTCAGGGATGAACCTAGATGGTAAGATGGCTAAAAGATTGAAGGCgttaaatcaaaatcaaaaagcTAAGAGGAGTCCCATGGAAATTAAAGTTACTGATTCACGTCCAGGAGAGAATGGATCTGATAGAGAATGTCTGCAGAGTGGTAGCAAAAGTGTGAAGAATAAGCATATAAGTGATGAGGACTCTGGAGTAAGTAGAAAGAAACATAAGCAAGCTCAAGTTGTCGGTGGATATTCTCTTCAAATGCccttggaaaagaaaaatagtaCTGGTATTGGAACTAGTGGATACGGTGcaaatattctttttcaatCGTCACATGCTTCCCCAAGTACTGGGAAAGTTGAACTTCGTTTGAGGAATAACAACGAATCATTGCGGGGAAAAGAAAGGGATTTTGGTTTGAGCTTGAACAGTAACAAGTTGCTCGAAGTTAGACATGCCTCTTCTCGTATGAATGTGGTACCAGATAAGAATTTGAGAAGAGACAGTGTATCAAAAGGGAAAGATGTTGTACAAATGCCGATTGGTATGGGAATGGTGACTCCTCAGCCAGAAAAGGAGTTATCTATTAAAGAGAAGTTAGACTGGTCTTTAAGCAGCTTCAAGGGTGCTCAGAAACATGTTGGCATAGGAACGGTGACTCCTCAGCCAGCAAAGGAGTTATCTATTAAAGAAAAGTTAGACGGGTCTTTAAGCAGCATCAGGGGTGCTCAGAAACATGTTGAAAATTACACAACCCAAAGCAAAAACACAATAAATTGGCCATTGGTTCTACAGAAGGGCAATAAGAGTTGTGATCTTCTCAGGTCAAATATGTCTGAATCGGGTCAGTCATCAGGGAAAAAAGTGAACTCTCTTGTACCAAATGTGTTTGAACCAGGTCATTCTTTGAGAAAATCTCTTTTCAGACGGCCACATGTGTCTGAAACAGGTGGATCTTTGAGGAAAGGAGTGAACCCTCTTGTAACACAGACAAATGTGCCTGAAGCACGTCAAACTTTGAGGAAAGGAATGATTTTCGACCTCAACCAGGGAATTGCTCAAACACCACCGAATTGCTCTTCAGATCTGCTTCAACGaggaaattttcaaattcaaaatccaatg GAGATGCAGTTCAAACTATTCGGCGCTTCAACACAAATTCAGCAGAGACTATCAAACGGATTGCAAGTTTCTGCTCTTGTCCCCACCAGATGGGGGTTGCAGCATGGCGAAGGACCAAAACCTGTATGGTTTCCTGCTGGACAGAACATATCCTTTGGACAACCTTCTGGCTCAGTTCAGAAGGGTCGGACCATTAGTGATATAAAGACTTTAGAATCAAAAAGTTCAAACAAGACAGGAAACCCAGGTGTGGGGGCTTCAAACTTCAAACAGAGACCTTTCTCTCCCTACATCAACCACCCACCTATTCCTTACTTCAATG ATCAAGTATCTCTTCAAACCCAACTACAAGAGGAAAAAAGGAAACCTCATGCAACTGCACGACTTGGTGGAACAAAATTGCAACAGTCAAGTGGCCTCCTGCTCACCACTAGAGTTCCTGAGTCAAGAGGAATTTTCGGTGCATCAAGTTCTAAATTTGTTCCGTTGCAGGATGATAATACTTACAAATCATTGAACGCAGATGGCTGTAGTACCCGTGTAGCTGTACTACCTGTTAGAAGAATTTTTGAAAAGGACCCTTCTTGCCTTTTCAATCAAAATCCTGCTGACATTGCCCATGCTGATGATGACACGTATATGAGAACTGTTGCGGATCAAAGAGTTCATGACAAGAGTGCGTTGAAAGAGAAAACTAGTCCTTTACATTTAAATGGGCGGAAGAGgcaaaggagaaaagaaagaccAGGAAGAATGCCGCTAGGATGCTGTGCATCCTAA